One stretch of Eupeodes corollae chromosome 2, idEupCoro1.1, whole genome shotgun sequence DNA includes these proteins:
- the LOC129947164 gene encoding acidic phospholipase A2 PA4, with product MSSKQILTVLSLVVILSGSIREACSSAVLIADLTMSVMIELSSRHPFCKMHTDRGDIQRMLLQADQRRIRQVPRESVLELEHVCKDAGSYGSTFRGGLGFIYPGTKWCGPGTAAVDYNELGLHAEEDRCCRDHDLCPNVLNAGECRRGLCNTGSFTRSHCDCDARLRRCLQGLNTETANTLGAIFYNVVQVTCFQERSPCSSHQRAGYNKTTSDEICAQWQYQPTEKYVPSAPGRT from the exons ATgtcatcaaaacaaattttaacagttTTGTCACTTGTTGTAATTCTCTCAGGATCGATACGTGAGGCATGTAGTTCAGCAGTTTTAATAGCAGATCTCACAATGTCTGTTATGATCGAACTTTCTTCGCGACATCCGTTTTGTAAAATGCATACTGACag AGGTGATATTCAGAGGATGTTATTGCAAGCAGATCAACGTCGCATTCGTCAAGTACCAAGAGAATCAGTATTGGAACTAGAACATGTCTGCAAGGATGCTGGTTCTTATGGAAGTACTTTTCGTGGGGGTCTTGGTTTCATCTACCCAGGAACCAAATGGTGCGGACCAG GAACAGCTGCAGTTGATTACAATGAGCTAGGACTACATGCTGAGGAAGATCGATGCTGTCGCGATCATGATCTATGTCCAAATGTATTAAATGCAGGTGAATGCCGACGTGGACTTTGCAATACTGGTTCGTTTACAAGATCTCATTGCGATTGTGATGCCAGGCTAAGACGATGTCTTCAAGGTTTAAATACAG aaaccGCCAATACTTTGGGAGCAATATTCTACAATGTCGTCCAGGTTACCTGCTTCCAAGAGCGTAGTCCTTGTTCATCTCATCAAAG aGCTGGATACAACAAAACGACTTCTGATGAAATATGCGCTCAATGGCAATATCAGCCAACTGAAAAATATGTCCCTAGTGCTCCAGGAAGGACCTAA